In Odontesthes bonariensis isolate fOdoBon6 chromosome 6, fOdoBon6.hap1, whole genome shotgun sequence, one genomic interval encodes:
- the asb6 gene encoding ankyrin repeat and SOCS box protein 6 — translation MPFLHGFRRIIYEYQPLVNAVMRVIGLEEGKDSNENRIPEDESGRCSSLVELLERESQSEVFLEGISYALFKVAERGLVYAAKILLQYGADINFEDPVSYYNPLHIAVLRNRPNMVRLLVGHGADIEKRDRIHESSSLDLASEESERLPCLLTLLDLGADVNARDKHGKTPLLHALASSDGLTVHNTENIQLLLERGADVNAATVDGETVESSLVFLVKEALEASTEDAAEIGNFCLKTTQLLLTHGVDPSCCLNEDGEPSLMQTSLEHFDLLFPLAVLLIQSGASLVCSHHSDSCWSGYSLLFQRLQTALQQCSDKSHAAELLEQAEVLLDLARVNVPKLHLPPRLKLPVPGQDSHPYAQALVDLHSRVVECEASPPPLRFLCRAFIRSILQPWPLEDRVKALPLPDRLKDFLLPEHTYTPKPGWGCFKPQQSQR, via the exons ATGCCTTTCCTTCATGGGTTTCGAAGGATCATCTATGAGTACCAGCCGCTGGTAAATGCTGTCATGCGTGTTATTGGactggaggaaggaaaggacagTAACGAGAACAG aattCCTGAAGATGAGTCTGGTCGGTGTAGCTCTTTAGTTGAGCTTCTGGAGCGAGAGTCTCAGTCAGAAGTGTTTTTGGAAGGCATCAGCTATGCCCTGTTTAAAGTGGCAGAGCGGGGACTAGTGTATGCAGCTAAAATCCTCCTGCAGTATGGAGCTGATATAAACTTTGAAG ACCCAGTGTCCTACTACAACCCACTACACATAGCTGTTTTGAGGAACAGGCCAAACATGGTGAGGCTGCTGGTTGGGCACGGAGCAGACATTGAGAAAAGGGATAGG ATTCATGAGAGCAGTTCCTTGGACCTTGCCAGTGAGGAGTCTGAGAGACTGCCCTGTTTGCTCACCTTGCTGGACCTGGGTGCAGATGTGAATGCAAGGGATAAGCATG GGAAAACGCCTTTGCTCCATGCATTAGCAAGCAGCGATGGACTCACTGTGCACAACACAGAGAACATCCAGCTTCTGCTTGAAAGAG gTGCAGACGTTAATGCTGCAACTGTAGATGGGGAAACGGTTGAGTCTTCCTTGGTGTTTCTGGTAAAAGAGGCTCTGGAGGCCAGTACAGAGGATGCCGCTGAGATCGGTAACTTCTGTTTGAAAACCACACAGCTCCTGCTGACTCATGGTGTGGACCCCAGCTGCTGTCTGAATGAGGATGGAGAGCCCTCCCTGATGCAGACGAGCCTGGAGCACTTCGACCTGCTCTTCCCTCTGGCTGTGCTCTTAATCCAGAGCGGAGCCTCTTTGGTTTGCTCCCATCATAGTGACTCTTGTTGGTCGGGCTACAGCCTCCTTTTCCAGAGGCTCCAGACAGCCCTACAGCAGTGCTCTGATAAAAGTCATGCCGCTGAGCTCTTAGAGCAAGCTGAGGTGTTGCTGGACTTAGCAAGGGTAAATGTCCCCAAGCTGCATCTCCCTCCGAGACTGAAGCTCCCTGTGCCCGGTCAGGACTCTCACCCTTATGCTCAGGCTTTGGTAGACCTACACAGCCGTGTAGTAGAGTGTGAAGCAAGCCCACCTCCCCTGCGTTTCCTTTGTAGGGCATTCATAAGGAGCATCCTACAACCCTGGCCACTGGAAGATAGAGTCAAAGCCTTGCCTCTACCAGATAGACTGAAAGACTTTCTTCTTCCTGAGCACACATATACCCCAAAGCCAGGCTGGGGCTGCTTTAAGCCCCAACAGAGCCAGCGCTAA